The genomic region CGATCCAGCGGGGCTCGGCCAGATGCGCGCGTGGCTCGACCGGTTCTGGAGCGACACGCTGGCCGCTTACAAGTTAGCCGTCGAGAAACCACCGGAGGGACCCAAATGAATACACGTGTGTCGGTTGCGCCCGTAAAACATTCCATCGTCGTCGAGGCGCCGATCGAGCGCGCGTTCAAGGTCTTCACCGAAGACTTCGGCAGCTTCAAGCCGCGCGAGCACAATCTACTCGCCGTCCCCATTGCGGAGACTGTATTCGAGCCTCGGGTGGGCGGAAGCATCTATGATCGGGGGATCGACGGCAGCGAATGCCGCTGGGCGCGTGTGCTGGCGTTTGAACCACCCAATCGAGTCCTCTTGAGCTGGGACATCAGCCCGCGCTGGCAAATCGAAACCGATCCCGCCAAGACCAGTGAATGGGAGGTCCGGTTCATTGCGGAGACAGCAAGCCGGACCCGCTTGGAGCTGGAGCACCGTCACTTCGATCGGCATGGCGAAGGCTGGGAAGGCGTCCGCAGCGGCGTTGATAGTGATCAGGGTTGGCCGCTCTATCTGCGGCAGTTTGCCGAGCTGATTGCCGGCAAAGGTTGACGCGCCGTTCCAACGCGGCGTCATGATGATCTGAGGAGGCCCTTTCGAGCCCTGCTCCGAGAGGGCCCGGAAACTTCTCACCTCCGCAGCCGTTATTTCGCGGCTGAGGAGGCGTCATGCCGGTCAAGGATCAGATCAAGAATTTCGCCAAGAAGCTGGTGGAGGAGCAGCCCGATGCGGCAACGCTGCGGGCGCTGGTGCGGGCCCGCAAGCCGACCGCCATGCACTTTCGCGACGATGGCATCGTGCCGAACAATCCGCTCCTCCCGGCGCTGCTGTATCGCGGGGCGGTGAAGCTGAACGGTCGGCGCTTTCCGCCCGAGGTCGTCATCGACACGCTGTTCGACACGAATGGCTGGGGCCGGTCGTGGCGCGACACCGTGTACGACTTCGTCCACTATCATTCGCAGATCCATGAAGTAATGGGTGTGGCGCGCGGTGCGGCGAGGATCGAGTGCGGCGGAATCAAAGGCCGCATCCTGAATGTGAAAGCCGGCGACGTTCTGGTCCTTCCCGCGGGCACCGGCCACCGGCTGATCGACTCCAGCCGGGACTTTCTGGCCGTCGGAGCCTACCCGCAGGGCGGCACCTATGACGAATGCACCGACACGCGCCAGCATTCTGACGCGGTCAAGCGCATTGCCAAGGTCCGCAAGCCCAAGACGGATCCCGTGCTGGGGAGCGGCGGGCCGCTACTCGCCGCGTGGCGGACAAAGTCGCGACGGGCAGGGTAGCGCGTCGTGCGCCCCGGCCAGATCGCACGTTCATCCGTTCCGCTCAGCTCAGATAGTCCGGCGTGAAATCCGCCAGTCTCCGCAGCTCGTCGGGCTGGAGCAGCTCGATCTCGCTGCTTTCCCAGGCGATCAACCCGCGATGCCTCAGCTCCTGGATGGTGCGATTGACGTGGACGATCGACAGTCCGCAGGCGTCAGCGACGTGACGTTGCGTCATCGGCATCTGGAAACTGTTCCCTTTGACGAGGCCGACGACCGCCAGCCTTGCGGCCAGCTCGCAGATGAGGTGCGCGACCTTGGGCAGCGCCGCCTGCGCGCCGAGGCGGGCGATCCATTGCCGCGAGACCGCGGCGTCGATCAGCGTCGCGCGCCAGAAGGCGCGGGTCAGGTGGATCGAGCTGTCGAGCAACTGGCGGAGCTGGCTGTGGGCGACGGTGCCGACGATGGTCGGGCCGAGCCCCACGAGGTCCGCGTCCATCGGCGAGACCAGCAGCGTGTGCAGGCACGGCATGTCGCCGGGTACGTGGAAGGCGAGGGTCTGGCTGCGATCGCCGACGATGCGCGACTGGTAAAGAAAGCCGCTGACGACGAAGACGCAGCGGGTCGCGGCCTCGCCCTGGCGCAGCACGATCTCGCCATCCGCGACCTGGCGCAGCGTGGACGGCAAGCCCGCGATCTGTCGGCGCTCGTCCTCGGACAGGCCTTCGATCGCCTGGAGACGGGCGATGAACTTCGGATGCGGCATGAGCCTCGCGTGCCGCTTCAGCGGTCCCGCGGCACCGGCGCCTCGGCCAAGCGACGCGACAGTTTCGCAAGCGTCCAGTCGGAAACCGGCGCGGATCGGAACTCGCGGATGGCGCGGGCGAGCTCCTGATCCGACATCGGCTGGACCGGCTCCCTCAGCGTTCCCTTCAGCAAGGCATCGCTGATGCTGTCCAGATGCTCGCCCGCATCGGATTCGAACAGGCGGCGGATGCGCTCCAGGAGAGTGGTACTTTTCATAAGAAGGCCGGCTCGGTCCGAAATCGGGGGGATTGGTGTGGCTGCGATCGGTGCGTCGCAGGCCGATTAGCAACCTGTGCTTCCGATCGGCGTTCTAGTCCGCTGAACGCAAGCCGGACGTATCATTTGATAGAACCGGCGCGATTATTGGCGCCCCATGGAAAAAGCTCACAACGTGCTGATACGGAACCTCGGCGAGCACACCGCGCTCGCAGAGGAGGACATGGCCGAGATTCGCGCGCTGACCTTGTTGCTGCGCGATTTTGCGCCCAACGAGGATTTCATCCGTCAAGGCGACGAACCCGAGCATTCCGCTTTGGTCGTTTCCGGCATGGTTGCCCGCTATCACCTGCTCGGCAGCGGGCGGCGGCAATATCTGGCGTTCCATCTCACCGGCGATCTTCCGGACGCGCAGGGGCTGTTCATCGACCAGATGGATCACGGGCTCAGTGCGCTCGGGCCGGCATCGGTCGCGTTCATCCCGCACCGCGAATTGTTCATCGCGTTCCGGCGGCGGCCGGCCTTCGGGCTCGCCGTCTGGCGCGAGACGCTGCGCGATGCCGCGATCTTTCGCGAGGCCATCACCAACAACAGCGCCCGGTCGATGCAGGCGCGCATGGCGCACCTGTTTTGCGAGCTGTTCTACCGCGCCCGCGCGGCGCAGCTGGTCCGCGGCAATCGCTGCCGCATGCCGATCAGCCTCGCGCAACTCGGCGAGACGCTCGGCATGGCGATCGCGACGGTGAACCGGACGCTCGCCGATCTCAGGCGCAGCGGCGCAATGGATCTTCGTGACGGCGAGCTGGTCGTGCTGAAATGGCGCGAGCTGCAGCGGCTCGGCGATTTCAGTCCGGCCTATCTGCATCTGAAGCAGCAATCGCCGCCGCCTGCGTGAGGCGCGTCGGCGCGGGAGGGCAACAACGCCGCCGACGCAACGATGTCAGCTGCGCGCGCAGCGATCGCTGTCGGGCATCATCCAAGGCGCGCTTCACGTCTGGCGGCGGCATTGGCCTCCGCCGCAGCCGCGCGGTACGCGTCGATCGCCCTGTTGGCGAGCATCAGCGGCCGGCGTTCGCCGGCTCGAAGCTGGGCCTCGATGGCGTCGAGCAGGAAGTTCGCGCTCGCGTCCGGTGGGCCGAGCTCGCCGCTCTTCTCCAGGCAGCTCCAGGCGATGAAGAATGCGCTTTCGACGGTGCAACGGATCGACATGCGCAGCCAACGCGGCGCGGCCGCAGGCGTTCCCTGCGGCGGGCGAGACTTGCGTCGGATCCGCCGCGCCGCAGTCAGTTCTTCAGCACGATGCGACCGACAACCTTGCCGGCGCGCAGTTCGTCGATCCATTTCTGCACGTCGCCCATCGGCTCCTCGCGCATCGGCGTCGGCTTGATCTTGCCGGCGCGGGCGAGCGCCATCAGCTCGTGGGCCTCGGCCAGCGTGCCGACCATGAAACCTTCGATGGTCATGCGCTTATAGACCCATTGCACCATCGGCAGCGTAAACTGGCCGCCCATCAGGCCGGACACCACGATCTTGCCGCCGCGCGCGGCAACCGCGACGGCAAAGGCCATCGACTTCTCGTTGCCGGCGAAATCGACGATCTCGTCGAAGCCGCCCTCGGTCTTTTTCAGGATGCGCCTGATCACGTCGGGCTCGGCGGGATCGTAGGCCACCGCTGCACCGTTCTTGAGTGCGGTGTCGCGCGCAGCCGGTGAAAGGTCGGCGACCGTGATCGGCTGCTTGAACATCGCCTGCGCGAACGACAGGCCCATCATGCCGACGCCGCCGAGACCGATCAGCAACAAATTGCGCTGCCGCGGACGGTCGACCAGGCGCTTGAGCGCGCCATAGGCGGTGACGCCGGAGCACATCAAGGTCGCGGCCTGGTTGACGGGCAGGGGATCGTAGTCGAGCAGATATTTGGCGTCTGGGACCAGCACGTGGGTGGCGAAGCCGCCGTCGATGGAGACGCCGAGGAAGCGCTGCTTCACACAAAGGTTCTCGTCGCCATTGGCGCAATCGCGGCACTGGCCGCAGCCGATCCACGGAAACACCGCCTTCTTGGCGCCGACGAGGCTGGAGGGAACGTCGGGGCCGACCTCGTCGACGACGCCGGCGATTTCGTGGCCGAGCGTGAAGGGCAGCGTCATGCCGCGCGTGGTGTCGAGCTTCTTGCCGCCGCCGAGATCGGCATAGCCGTCCTGGATGTGGAGATCGGAGTGGCAGAGGCCGCAGCGCTCGATGCGGACCAGCACTTCGCGCCCTTGAGGCTTCGGCGTGTCGACGATGGTCTCGCACAAGGGCGCATCGAACTTGACCAGGGACTGCCGACGCATCAACGCCATTTTCCTTCCTCCGGAATTTTTGGTTACTCAGTTTCGCTGCGTATATCGGCCAATTCACGCGCCATGGCAACAAAGCCCGACACGGGGATCGTTTCGGCGCGCCGCGTCGCGTCGACGCCGGCCGCTTGTGCAAGCCGTGCCGGATCGACGCCGAGCGACTTCAGGCTTTGCCGCAGCATTTTCCGGCGCTGGCCGAAGGCGGCGGCGGCGACCTGCTCGAGCAGCCTGCGATCACACGGCAGCGGCTCCGGGCGCGGCTTGAGGCGCACGACGGAGGACGTGACCTTCGGTGGCGGCACGAAGGCGGACGGTGCAATGTCGAACAGGATCTTGGTCT from Bradyrhizobium sp. CB1015 harbors:
- a CDS encoding SRPBCC family protein is translated as MNTRVSVAPVKHSIVVEAPIERAFKVFTEDFGSFKPREHNLLAVPIAETVFEPRVGGSIYDRGIDGSECRWARVLAFEPPNRVLLSWDISPRWQIETDPAKTSEWEVRFIAETASRTRLELEHRHFDRHGEGWEGVRSGVDSDQGWPLYLRQFAELIAGKG
- a CDS encoding cupin translates to MPVKDQIKNFAKKLVEEQPDAATLRALVRARKPTAMHFRDDGIVPNNPLLPALLYRGAVKLNGRRFPPEVVIDTLFDTNGWGRSWRDTVYDFVHYHSQIHEVMGVARGAARIECGGIKGRILNVKAGDVLVLPAGTGHRLIDSSRDFLAVGAYPQGGTYDECTDTRQHSDAVKRIAKVRKPKTDPVLGSGGPLLAAWRTKSRRAG
- a CDS encoding Crp/Fnr family transcriptional regulator, whose translation is MPHPKFIARLQAIEGLSEDERRQIAGLPSTLRQVADGEIVLRQGEAATRCVFVVSGFLYQSRIVGDRSQTLAFHVPGDMPCLHTLLVSPMDADLVGLGPTIVGTVAHSQLRQLLDSSIHLTRAFWRATLIDAAVSRQWIARLGAQAALPKVAHLICELAARLAVVGLVKGNSFQMPMTQRHVADACGLSIVHVNRTIQELRHRGLIAWESSEIELLQPDELRRLADFTPDYLS
- a CDS encoding Crp/Fnr family transcriptional regulator, whose translation is MEKAHNVLIRNLGEHTALAEEDMAEIRALTLLLRDFAPNEDFIRQGDEPEHSALVVSGMVARYHLLGSGRRQYLAFHLTGDLPDAQGLFIDQMDHGLSALGPASVAFIPHRELFIAFRRRPAFGLAVWRETLRDAAIFREAITNNSARSMQARMAHLFCELFYRARAAQLVRGNRCRMPISLAQLGETLGMAIATVNRTLADLRRSGAMDLRDGELVVLKWRELQRLGDFSPAYLHLKQQSPPPA
- a CDS encoding alcohol dehydrogenase, with protein sequence MALMRRQSLVKFDAPLCETIVDTPKPQGREVLVRIERCGLCHSDLHIQDGYADLGGGKKLDTTRGMTLPFTLGHEIAGVVDEVGPDVPSSLVGAKKAVFPWIGCGQCRDCANGDENLCVKQRFLGVSIDGGFATHVLVPDAKYLLDYDPLPVNQAATLMCSGVTAYGALKRLVDRPRQRNLLLIGLGGVGMMGLSFAQAMFKQPITVADLSPAARDTALKNGAAVAYDPAEPDVIRRILKKTEGGFDEIVDFAGNEKSMAFAVAVAARGGKIVVSGLMGGQFTLPMVQWVYKRMTIEGFMVGTLAEAHELMALARAGKIKPTPMREEPMGDVQKWIDELRAGKVVGRIVLKN